The genomic stretch TGATGTGGGGTACGACCTTTACTTGGTTGCTGGCGTCCATGCTGGTACTCAACATTTTCTGGTGCGGAATCTTGCCGTTGGTTGAGGCCAGCACTTTCTCGCATTTGCGCGGGCGCTTGGGACGCTACGGCCGCATCCGGGTGTGGGGATCTTTCAGCTATGTGATGGCTGTTGTCGGCTTGGGTTATTTCTTCGAGTGGGTACCCATCTCCGCGGTGCTCTGGGTGCTGCTGGCGATATTCGCCGGCATCGCGTGGTCGAGTTTTCTGCTGCCACCCGATCATGCGCACGCTTCCACGGGGCCCAAGCCGCCCATCACGGATTTGCTGAAACAGCCCGAAATCATCGCGCTTTTCACGGCGTGTTTTCTCATGGCCTTGGCGCACGGGCCTTATCACACCTTCTTCTCCATCCACCTGGTGGACCACGGTTTCAGCAAGAGCACCGTGGGCTGGCTGTGGGCCATCGGCGTCATGGCGGAAGTGGGTGTGTTCTATACGATCCATCGCCTCTACCGGCGCTTCGCCATCAAGGATTTGATTTCCTTTGCGCTGGCCTGCGCCGTGGTGCGCTTCATCTTCATCGGTTGGTTCGTCGATGTGCCCGGTGTGGCGTGGGTAGCGCAGTTGCTCCACGGGGCTACCTTTGGCATCTTCCACGCCTCGGTCTTGGCGGCCATTCACGGTAAATTCAAGGAGGGCTACCAGGCGCGCGGCCAGGCGCTGTACACGAGCATTGGCTTCGGCGTGGGCGGTACGCTTGGCGGTTTGTTCAGCGGTTTTGCCTGGGAGCACGTGGGACCGGCGGCGACTTTCAGCCTAGGT from Betaproteobacteria bacterium encodes the following:
- a CDS encoding MFS transporter: MDSRQTAARLSGFYFVYFLLIGAFQPFFPLYLKSLGLSAADIGVLLSTNPLVRAVGPNVWAWLADHRGERVSLTRISAVGTVVTFALVMWGTTFTWLLASMLVLNIFWCGILPLVEASTFSHLRGRLGRYGRIRVWGSFSYVMAVVGLGYFFEWVPISAVLWVLLAIFAGIAWSSFLLPPDHAHASTGPKPPITDLLKQPEIIALFTACFLMALAHGPYHTFFSIHLVDHGFSKSTVGWLWAIGVMAEVGVFYTIHRLYRRFAIKDLISFALACAVVRFIFIGWFVDVPGVAWVAQLLHGATFGIFHASVLAAIHGKFKEGYQARGQALYTSIGFGVGGTLGGLFSGFAWEHVGPAATFSLGSLAALVALGLILRWWPKTAG